A window of Plasmodium malariae genome assembly, chromosome: 5 contains these coding sequences:
- the PmUG01_05044900 gene encoding fam-l protein, translating to MEKQIKSLSFIKFVTFVLLSWIFHFHTCVSTHEKSLNECYNNRKKLYTRYYRLLAKYKQIKDSNIVCLKEDIPNGNNDKKDICSNEKRNTETMKQSNGSPLYNVKGHKQSMKNKTCIFETKKYSNLEKKIFKELDYEDFLRNNRTISNKVYKKIILKKYGLRLILPVLFFLLLLIPIILDLSGHFALVDTFHKALEMSFGKSWISPLKEWLWKSPLWWLGRELQQSSKKYSYIVIPFFRSIIYFLPLFILGVTIILRIVYYHKKVKKYERIKFKQR from the exons atgGAGAAACAAATTAAGTCACTgtcatttattaaatttgttaCGTTTGTCCTTTTAAGTTGgatatttcattttcatacTTGTGtg AGTACGCACGAGAAATCTTTGAATGAATGCTACAATAAtcgtaaaaaattatatacaagaTATTATCGTTTATtggcaaaatataaacagaTTAAGGATTCAAATATTGTATGtttaaaagaagatataCCAAATGGGAATAAcgataaaaaagatatatgtagtaatgaaaaaaggaacaCAGAAACCATGAAACAATCAAATGGAAGTCcattatataatgttaaaGGTCATAAACAatctatgaaaaataaaacctgtatatttgaaacaaaaaaatattccaatttagaaaaaaaaatattcaaagaacttgattatGAAGATTTTCTCAGAAATAACAGAACAATTAGCAATAaagtttacaaaaaaataatacttaaaaaGTACGGATTACGGCTTATTTTACCtgtattattctttttattattattaatacccATCATATTAGATTTATCTGGGCATTTTGCACTTGTAGATACGTTTCACAAGGCATTGGAAATGTCTTTTGGAAAAAGTTGGATAAGCCCTTTAAAAGAGTGGTTATGGAAATCCCCTTTATGGTGGTTGGGTAGAGAATTACAACAGAGTAGTAagaaatattcttatattgttattccattttttaggagtataatttattttttacccCTCTTTATATTGGGAGTTACAATTATATTACGAATTGTatattaccataaaaaagttaaaaaatatgaaagaatTAAGTTCAAGCAAAGGTAA
- the PmUG01_05045000 gene encoding fam-m protein has product MERKIKSTMFIKISVLIILNLIYHFNMDERVFNISGDESYELDRRLDTKNYRILAKCIQNRDSYTLGLKKYMPKNTEYEKKDISKNEKLDEKKNKQLNRSLLNKAQYYTEVTDYNKGMFDGKHFHFEKKWIKKKDYDNFLERNRRICDISLNKIKFRKYRIGVALFLLFFFLGIGLSVLPGLPFMETVGEWMKGNILFKSLYSALDNLKNGENFYIYIGLFSIIIIKLSVIVIIVIYKILRNNEKYNRIKLMME; this is encoded by the exons ATGGAACGTAAAATTAAGTCAACCATgttcattaaaatttctgTATTAATCATCTTAAATTtgatatatcattttaacaTGGATGAG AGagtatttaatatatctgGGGATGAAAGTTACGAACTTGATAGAAGATtagatacaaaaaattatagaatacTAGCAAAATGTATACAGAACAGGGATTCATATACTTTAGggttaaaaaagtatatgccaaaaaatacagaatacgaaaaaaaagatatatctaaaaatgagaaactggacgaaaaaaaaaacaaacaattaaatagaagtttattaaataaggcACAATATTATACAGAAGTTACAGATTATAATAAAGGAatgtttgatggaaaacatttccattttgaaaaaaaatggattaaaaaaaaagattatgacAATTTTCTTGAAAGAAACAGGAGAATTTGtgatatatctttaaataaaataaaatttagaaaatatagaaTTGGAGTTGCtctatttttactttttttctttttgggAATAGGATTATCCGTATTACCAGGATTACCATTTATGGAAACTGTAGGTGAATGGATGaaaggaaatatattatttaaaagtttGTATAGTGCTCTAGATAACTTGAAAAATGGAGaaaatttctatatttatataggattatttagtataattatcataaaattatCGGTAATAGTTATAATAGTGATTTATAAGATTTTAaggaataatgaaaaatataatagaattaAGTTAATGATGGagtaa